Proteins from a genomic interval of Nocardia sp. BMG51109:
- a CDS encoding glycosyltransferase 87 family protein translates to MRALSGLWVVWVVTRALIVVFTGVTALPHSIWDASAADLTLYREWAEMIVRHGIFPLHDERWQYPPGAAALFVVPWLLGGGHGYSWLFFGLVGVADAGVLWMLIRAARRDGRETARTAPWVWVIGVALLGRVCYGRFDLIVAAAAVAALLWATRRPMAAGAAAAAGVLLKLWPLVVLLGLRRRTLWRVSAATAGVAAVAAAGLTAWGPGLWSFLRFQSERGLQIESPAATPLLIARLLNGGWSIAHRYGAEELIGPGVPAVSRACVAAVAVGGVVLLAAWWRKQPPATDLVLAAALLALVTSRVLSPQYVVWAVGVAAVCTLDARTTQRPVVWLILATALLSQVEFPFVYDRVATGSWPGVVVLALRNGLLVCAVVLSVVRLWRSPPPCRRQDSQRRSLAGEEPVGAAALAGPDRIRLDR, encoded by the coding sequence GTGCGTGCATTGTCGGGGTTGTGGGTGGTATGGGTCGTGACGCGGGCGCTGATCGTGGTGTTCACCGGGGTCACGGCGCTGCCGCACAGCATCTGGGACGCGTCGGCCGCGGACCTGACGCTGTATCGCGAATGGGCCGAAATGATCGTGCGGCACGGCATCTTTCCGCTGCACGACGAGCGGTGGCAGTATCCGCCCGGTGCGGCCGCCCTGTTCGTGGTGCCGTGGCTGCTCGGTGGCGGGCACGGGTATAGCTGGTTGTTCTTCGGGCTGGTCGGGGTGGCGGATGCGGGCGTGCTGTGGATGTTGATCCGGGCCGCGCGGCGGGACGGGCGAGAGACGGCCCGGACGGCGCCGTGGGTGTGGGTCATCGGCGTGGCGCTGCTGGGACGGGTCTGTTACGGGCGGTTCGATCTGATCGTGGCGGCAGCGGCGGTCGCGGCGCTGCTGTGGGCGACGCGGCGGCCGATGGCGGCGGGTGCGGCGGCAGCGGCGGGTGTGTTGTTGAAGCTGTGGCCCCTGGTGGTTCTGCTCGGACTGCGCCGCCGAACGCTGTGGCGGGTGAGTGCGGCGACCGCCGGAGTCGCCGCGGTGGCCGCGGCCGGGCTGACGGCGTGGGGCCCGGGCCTGTGGTCGTTTCTGCGGTTCCAGTCCGAGCGTGGCTTGCAGATCGAATCACCCGCTGCCACACCGCTGTTGATCGCCCGGCTGCTGAACGGCGGCTGGTCCATCGCACATCGCTACGGGGCCGAGGAGCTGATCGGTCCGGGGGTGCCCGCCGTGTCCCGTGCCTGCGTCGCGGCCGTTGCCGTCGGCGGCGTGGTGCTGCTGGCGGCGTGGTGGCGCAAGCAGCCCCCGGCGACGGATCTGGTGCTGGCGGCTGCGCTGCTCGCGCTGGTGACCAGCCGCGTACTGAGCCCGCAATACGTGGTGTGGGCGGTCGGCGTGGCCGCCGTCTGTACGCTCGACGCACGGACCACGCAGCGGCCGGTGGTGTGGCTGATCCTGGCGACAGCACTGCTGAGCCAAGTCGAGTTCCCGTTCGTCTACGACCGCGTGGCCACCGGAAGCTGGCCGGGCGTGGTGGTATTGGCGTTACGCAACGGCCTGTTGGTGTGCGCGGTCGTACTGTCCGTCGTCCGGCTGTGGCGATCGCCGCCACCCTGCCGCCGCCAGGATTCCCAGCGCCGCAGCCTTGCGGGTGAGGAGCCTGTGGGGGCTGCTGCCCTCGCCGGTCCCGACCGGATACGCCTCGACCGATGA
- a CDS encoding crotonase/enoyl-CoA hydratase family protein, translated as MADIRLDVSESVATLTLDRPAQLNAFTTAMGYELIDAFDACDRDDEVRAIVLTGAGRAFCAGADLSEGAETFAAAEDATETPRDVGGEVVLRMFESRKPVIAAVNGPAVGVGITMTLAADFRLAVENARIGFVFNRRGIVPESCSSWFLPRLVPMQTALDWVYSGRLVEAREALDAGLFAALHPAESLLDEAYGIARRITEHSAPVSVALSRQMLWRNLGADHPMIAHRIESRGIHRRGLSADAREGVASFLEKRPARFPDSVSRDLPDIFGDDLAVPPFRAD; from the coding sequence ATGGCCGATATTCGCCTCGATGTCTCCGAGTCCGTAGCCACCCTCACCCTCGACCGCCCGGCTCAGCTCAACGCGTTCACCACCGCGATGGGATACGAGCTGATCGACGCGTTCGACGCCTGCGATCGCGACGACGAGGTTCGCGCCATCGTGCTCACCGGCGCGGGGCGCGCCTTCTGCGCCGGCGCCGATCTGTCCGAGGGTGCGGAAACCTTTGCGGCGGCGGAGGACGCGACGGAGACGCCCCGGGACGTGGGAGGCGAGGTGGTGCTGCGGATGTTCGAATCCCGCAAGCCCGTCATCGCCGCCGTCAACGGACCGGCCGTCGGGGTGGGCATCACGATGACCCTCGCGGCGGATTTCCGGCTCGCCGTCGAGAACGCGCGCATCGGCTTCGTCTTCAACCGGCGCGGCATCGTCCCCGAATCCTGTTCCAGCTGGTTCCTGCCCCGCCTGGTGCCGATGCAGACGGCCCTGGACTGGGTGTACTCCGGCCGTCTCGTGGAGGCCCGCGAAGCGCTGGACGCCGGGCTGTTCGCCGCGCTGCATCCGGCCGAATCCCTGCTCGACGAGGCGTACGGGATCGCCCGTCGCATCACCGAGCACTCCGCTCCGGTGTCGGTGGCGCTGTCGCGGCAGATGTTGTGGCGCAACCTGGGCGCCGACCATCCGATGATCGCGCACCGCATCGAGTCCCGCGGGATCCACCGGCGCGGCCTGAGCGCCGATGCCCGCGAGGGCGTGGCATCGTTCCTGGAGAAGCGCCCGGCGCGCTTCCCCGACAGCGTCTCCCGCGATCTGCCGGACATCTTCGGTGACGACCTGGCCGTCCCGCCGTTCCGCGCCGACTGA
- a CDS encoding 4Fe-4S binding protein has translation MTGVLDAAELRQVCLDAGADDVGFAALDAPGLEGEVDYVREALPSTRSLIAVCVRVARDNFRSRAASAVNTEIDTAIPVLDTIGHRISIALQDRGFRALYPSVTFPVEAQRLPSRGWTVSHKPVAVAAGLGHLGIHRCVIHPRFGSFIGLGTILTEARIAPYSRPLDWNPCLGCYLCVAACPVGAIHNDGSFDFNSCYTHTYNQFVNNFADWVETMADSADSDDYDRRISPRETTLQSRRQYRSGYCVAVCPAGSDVIGPYLADRQGHLQDVLRPLQRKPEIVYVSAGSNAEDHARKRFRDKTVRYVDSGIMPPDDIDAAPEPRDE, from the coding sequence ATGACCGGAGTCTTGGACGCGGCGGAGTTACGGCAGGTATGTCTCGACGCGGGAGCCGACGACGTCGGTTTCGCAGCGTTGGATGCGCCGGGGCTGGAGGGTGAGGTCGACTATGTGCGCGAGGCGCTTCCGAGCACCCGCTCGCTGATCGCGGTGTGCGTGCGGGTGGCTCGGGACAATTTCCGCAGCCGGGCCGCCAGCGCCGTGAACACCGAGATCGACACCGCGATACCGGTACTCGACACGATCGGGCACCGGATCAGTATCGCGTTGCAGGATCGCGGTTTTCGCGCGCTGTACCCGTCGGTGACATTCCCGGTGGAAGCGCAGCGGTTGCCGAGCCGCGGGTGGACGGTCTCGCACAAACCGGTGGCGGTGGCGGCGGGCCTGGGGCACCTGGGAATTCATCGCTGCGTGATCCATCCGCGGTTCGGGAGTTTCATCGGGCTCGGCACCATACTGACGGAGGCGCGGATCGCGCCGTATTCCCGGCCGCTGGACTGGAATCCGTGCCTGGGCTGCTACCTGTGTGTGGCCGCGTGCCCCGTGGGCGCCATTCACAACGACGGCAGTTTCGATTTCAACAGCTGCTACACCCACACCTACAACCAGTTCGTGAACAATTTCGCCGACTGGGTCGAGACCATGGCCGACAGCGCCGACTCCGACGACTACGACCGGCGGATCAGCCCGCGCGAAACCACCCTGCAGTCGCGGCGGCAGTATCGCTCGGGGTACTGCGTCGCGGTGTGCCCGGCCGGATCGGACGTGATCGGGCCGTACCTGGCCGACCGCCAGGGCCATCTGCAGGACGTGCTGCGGCCGTTGCAGCGCAAACCCGAGATCGTGTACGTCAGCGCCGGATCCAACGCGGAAGACCATGCGCGGAAACGGTTCCGGGACAAGACGGTGCGCTACGTGGACAGCGGGATCATGCCACCGGACGACATCGACGCCGCGCCGGAGCCGCGAGATGAATGA